One genomic window of Quercus lobata isolate SW786 chromosome 9, ValleyOak3.0 Primary Assembly, whole genome shotgun sequence includes the following:
- the LOC115961941 gene encoding uncharacterized protein LOC115961941, producing the protein MVAAMSRSIQAPLGPLEVEAKAFEAGLQLARDMGYQDIILEGDSLVLVRTLCGLSSPPSTVDSLIVGMQLLCSDFLTVYVSHVRRQGNKPAHILAKYALSINESVVWIEKIPCCIEQALIQDFVPGSGI; encoded by the coding sequence ATGGTAGCAGCCATGAGCAGAAGTATTCAAGCACCCTTGGGTCCCTTAGAAGTGGAGGCAAAAGCTTTTGAAGCTGGTCTTCAGTTGGCTAGGGACATGGGTTATCAAGATATAATTCTGGAAGGTGACTCACTGGTTCTTGTTCGCACGCTCTGTGGTCTTTCATCGCCTCCCTCAACAGTTGATTCACTCATAGTGGGGATGCAACTCCTATGTTCAGATTTTCTCACGGTTTATGTTTCACATGTAAGGAGGCAAGGGAACAAACCTGCCCATATTTTAGCAAAGTATGCTTTGAGCATAAATGAATCTGTTGTATGGATTGAGAAGATTCCTTGTTGTATTGAACAAGCTCTCATCCAAGACTTTGTACCTGGTTCTGGTATTTGA